Below is a window of Desulfovermiculus halophilus DSM 18834 DNA.
TTCATGACAACTCGTCCGGAAACCAAAATAAGGAGTTGAAAATGAATGAGTTACAGAACGCCGCCACGGGCGGCAAGAATCAGGACCGAACCCGAAACTCGGTCCTTCGGCAGATGGCCCTGCTGCAATCCATGTCCCTGGAGCAGCTCCGGGAAAAATGGCTCGACCTCTACGGCGAAGAGCCGCCCCAGTACAAAAAGCAATTCCTCATCAAGCGGCTGGCTTATCGCATCCAGGAGCTTTTCTACGGCGGGCTGTCCGAGCAGGCCAAGGTCCATCTCCAGCAGGCCGCCAAGGAGGACCCGGTAGCCACTGTCAATCGACGCATCCCAGAAGAGCGGAAATCGAACGAGGCGCTCCTGCCCGGGACCAGACTGGTGCGGGTCTGGAACGACCGGCGCTATGAGGTGATCGTCCTTGCCGATGGCTATGAGTTCGAAGGCCGCACCTTCCGGTCGCTCAGCGCGGTGGCCAGGGAGATCACCGGGACGCGCTGGAACGGCAAGGTCTTTTTCGGGCTGAAGAAGGTTTACGGCAGAAAAGCCGAGGGAGGTTCGGATGCTTGATAACAGCAATGTCGCGCCGGGCAAGAACAAGACCCTGCGCTGTGCCATCTACACCCGCAAGAGCCACGAGGAAGGTCTCGAACAGGAGTTCAACTCGTTGGATGCCCAACGGGAATCGGCGGAACACTATATCGAAGCTCAGAGGATGCGGGGCTGGACGGCTCTGCCGGATCGCTATGACGATGGTGGTTTCTCGGGCGGGAACATGGAGCGTCCGGGGCTGCGCCGCCTGCTGGCGGACATCGACGCCGGGAAGATCGATGTGATCGTCGTCTACAAGGTCGACCGGCTGTCCCGCTCGCTGCTGGACTTCATGAAGATGATCGACCTCTTCAACGAGAAGGGTGTCAGCTTCGTCTCGGTCACCCAGCACTTCAGCACCACCGATCCCACCGGCCGAATGTTTCTCGGTATCCTGATCACCTTCGCCCAGTACGAGCGGGAGGTCATCGCCGAACGCATCCGGGACAAGGTGGCGGCAGCCAAGCGCCGGGGGAAATACTGCGGCGGCGTGCCCATCCTCGGATACGACGTTGACCGGGATAATAAGAAGCTGCTGGTCAACCCCGATGAGGCCAAGACGGTGCAGTACATCTTCCGCCGCTTTATCCAGATCGGCTCGGCCAAGAAGCTGGGCCAGGAGCTGAACGAACAGGGTTACCGCACCAAGGCCTGGACCACCAAGAAAGGCAAAGTCCGTGAGGGCTCCGAATGGAACACCGCCCATATCTACCGGCTGCTCAACAACCGGATCTATATCGGCGAGATCGCCCACAAGGACCGCAGTTACCCCGGCGAGCACGAAGGGATCATCGACCGGGCGACCTGGGACAAGGTGCAGGCCATCCTGGAGGACAACAAACCGGTCAAGGTATCCATGGCCAGAACCAAAATGGTCGCCCCGCTGAAAGGCGTCATCCGCTGCGGCCACTGCGGATGCGCGATGGGACCGACCTACGCCCGCAAGAACGGCCGCCACTACACCTATTACATCTGCCAGAAGGACAGCAAACGGACCGTGAGTCGGTGCCCGCTCAAACGGATTCCCGCCGGGGACATCGAGCAGGCGGTGATCGAGCAGTTGAGCGCGGTGTTCCGCACACCGACGCTGGTGGCCAAAACCTACTTCGCGGCCCGGGACATCGAGCAGGTGGAGCGGGAGCGGCTGTTCAAGCAGAAAGCCCAACTCGAGATGGAGCTGTCGCAGGCGCGGGAGCAGGCACTCGAACTGATGAAGCCCGGCAGCGATCAGCCGGGCAAGGCAGAGATGCTGACGACCGTCAACCGCCAGGCGGTCGAGCTCTCGAAACAACTGACGCACGTGAGCGAGCGATGCAGAGCCTACCGGGGGAACAGCATCACGGAACAGGATGTATCGGAGGCCTTCCAGAATGTCGAAGGCTTCTGGGAAGACCTTTTCCCGGTGGAGCGAAACCGGCTCATCCGCCTCCTGGTGGATAAGGTCGAGATCCGCGAGACCG
It encodes the following:
- a CDS encoding recombinase family protein; translation: MLDNSNVAPGKNKTLRCAIYTRKSHEEGLEQEFNSLDAQRESAEHYIEAQRMRGWTALPDRYDDGGFSGGNMERPGLRRLLADIDAGKIDVIVVYKVDRLSRSLLDFMKMIDLFNEKGVSFVSVTQHFSTTDPTGRMFLGILITFAQYEREVIAERIRDKVAAAKRRGKYCGGVPILGYDVDRDNKKLLVNPDEAKTVQYIFRRFIQIGSAKKLGQELNEQGYRTKAWTTKKGKVREGSEWNTAHIYRLLNNRIYIGEIAHKDRSYPGEHEGIIDRATWDKVQAILEDNKPVKVSMARTKMVAPLKGVIRCGHCGCAMGPTYARKNGRHYTYYICQKDSKRTVSRCPLKRIPAGDIEQAVIEQLSAVFRTPTLVAKTYFAARDIEQVERERLFKQKAQLEMELSQAREQALELMKPGSDQPGKAEMLTTVNRQAVELSKQLTHVSERCRAYRGNSITEQDVSEAFQNVEGFWEDLFPVERNRLIRLLVDKVEIRETGIDMELRTNGLTTLIAELAGLACEVTERRASR
- a CDS encoding DUF2924 domain-containing protein yields the protein MNELQNAATGGKNQDRTRNSVLRQMALLQSMSLEQLREKWLDLYGEEPPQYKKQFLIKRLAYRIQELFYGGLSEQAKVHLQQAAKEDPVATVNRRIPEERKSNEALLPGTRLVRVWNDRRYEVIVLADGYEFEGRTFRSLSAVAREITGTRWNGKVFFGLKKVYGRKAEGGSDA